One Methylobacterium sp. 77 DNA window includes the following coding sequences:
- the eat gene encoding ethanolamine permease → MQTESTGLHKGLNAFHLWGIAVGLVISGEYFGWSYGWASAGTLGFLVTTVFIAAMYVAFIFSFTELTTAIPQAGGPFAYSKRAFGPIGGCIAGYATLIEFVFAPPAIALAIGAYLNVQFPGLDPKHAALGAYLIFMTLNIIGVQIAATFELFVTILAVAELLVFMGVVAPAFSFSNFAAHGWAGESTFTLASIGGMFAAIPFAIWFFLAIEGVAMAAEEAKDPKRTIPIAYITGVLTLTVLAFGVMIFAGGSGDWRTLSNLNDPLPQAMKTVVGESSGWLHMLVWLGLFGLVASFHGIIMGYSRQIFALGRAGYLPGFLAKVHPRFQTPHVATVAGGLVGIAAIYSDNLIEIAGQSLTASIVTMAVFGALVMYGMSMAALFKLRRSEPDLLRPYRAPFFPAAPAFALAMAAICFVALVVFNPVIFVIFLAVMAVAVLASHFLAKPTLAAPTTTFDPAI, encoded by the coding sequence ATGCAAACCGAATCCACCGGCCTCCATAAAGGCCTGAACGCGTTCCACCTCTGGGGCATCGCCGTCGGCCTCGTGATCTCGGGTGAGTATTTCGGCTGGAGCTATGGCTGGGCCAGCGCCGGCACGCTCGGCTTCCTGGTCACGACGGTTTTCATTGCGGCGATGTACGTCGCTTTCATCTTCAGTTTCACCGAACTCACCACGGCAATCCCCCAGGCCGGCGGTCCCTTCGCCTATAGCAAGCGCGCCTTCGGACCGATCGGCGGCTGCATCGCCGGCTACGCCACGCTGATCGAATTCGTCTTCGCGCCTCCCGCCATCGCCCTCGCCATCGGCGCCTATCTCAACGTCCAGTTTCCGGGCCTCGACCCGAAACACGCGGCGCTCGGCGCCTACCTGATCTTCATGACCCTCAACATCATCGGCGTGCAGATCGCCGCCACGTTCGAATTGTTCGTCACCATCCTGGCGGTCGCCGAACTCCTCGTCTTCATGGGCGTCGTCGCCCCGGCCTTCAGCTTCAGCAATTTCGCCGCCCACGGATGGGCCGGCGAGTCGACCTTCACGCTGGCGTCCATCGGCGGAATGTTCGCGGCCATCCCCTTCGCGATCTGGTTCTTCCTCGCCATCGAAGGCGTCGCCATGGCCGCGGAAGAGGCGAAAGATCCCAAGCGCACCATTCCGATCGCCTACATCACCGGCGTCCTGACGCTCACCGTCCTCGCCTTCGGGGTGATGATCTTCGCCGGGGGTTCGGGCGACTGGCGGACCCTGAGCAACCTCAACGATCCCCTGCCCCAGGCGATGAAGACGGTGGTGGGCGAGTCAAGCGGTTGGCTTCACATGCTGGTCTGGCTCGGCCTGTTCGGCCTCGTGGCCTCGTTCCACGGCATCATCATGGGCTATTCGCGCCAGATCTTCGCTCTCGGCCGCGCCGGCTACCTGCCCGGCTTCCTCGCCAAGGTGCATCCACGCTTCCAGACCCCGCATGTGGCGACGGTGGCCGGCGGCCTCGTCGGCATCGCAGCGATCTACAGCGACAACCTCATCGAGATCGCGGGGCAATCCCTGACGGCGAGCATCGTCACGATGGCAGTGTTCGGCGCGCTCGTGATGTACGGCATGAGCATGGCCGCCCTGTTCAAGCTGCGTCGGAGCGAGCCCGATCTGCTGCGTCCCTACCGGGCGCCGTTCTTCCCTGCCGCACCGGCCTTCGCCCTGGCCATGGCCGCGATCTGCTTCGTGGCCCTGGTCGTGTTCAATCCCGTGATCTTCGTGATTTTCCTCGCTGTGATGGCGGTCGCCGTCCTCGCCTCGCATTTTCTGGCGAAGCCGACACTTGCCGCCCCCACCACGACGTTCGATCCGGCCATCTGA
- a CDS encoding GMP synthase produces the protein MKIGIIEAGAPPARLAGAYPSYGRMVQRLIGGEADVVTFSVAEGQLPTSTAGFAGFVVTGSAAGVYDDLPWIGPLKDFLGSVDGRAKLVGLCFGHQVMAAAFGGTVEKSEKGWGIGLHSYDIFESAEWMNDARRVSVPAIHQDQVIVPPDDARILGGNAFTPYGILSYPERRAISFQVHPEFESDYATALIAGHHPSVPHDEIFRTAALTSLREPSDAPRVGGWIRRFLRSP, from the coding sequence ATGAAGATCGGAATCATCGAGGCGGGCGCGCCGCCCGCCCGTCTGGCCGGAGCCTACCCATCCTACGGCCGTATGGTGCAACGGCTCATCGGCGGCGAGGCGGACGTCGTGACATTCTCGGTGGCGGAGGGGCAGCTGCCCACATCCACGGCGGGGTTCGCTGGATTCGTCGTCACCGGATCCGCGGCGGGCGTCTACGACGACCTGCCGTGGATCGGTCCGCTCAAGGACTTCCTCGGCAGCGTCGATGGCCGCGCCAAACTCGTCGGCCTCTGCTTCGGGCACCAGGTGATGGCGGCGGCCTTCGGCGGCACGGTCGAGAAATCCGAGAAGGGCTGGGGCATCGGGCTCCACAGCTACGATATCTTCGAATCCGCAGAATGGATGAACGATGCGCGGCGCGTCTCGGTCCCGGCCATCCATCAGGATCAGGTGATCGTTCCGCCGGACGACGCCCGCATTCTCGGCGGCAACGCCTTCACGCCCTACGGGATCCTGTCCTACCCCGAACGACGGGCGATCTCGTTCCAGGTCCATCCCGAGTTCGAGTCCGATTACGCTACCGCTCTCATCGCCGGACACCATCCGTCAGTGCCTCACGACGAGATATTTCGGACGGCCGCTCTCACGTCTCTGCGAGAGCCCAGC